Part of the Henckelia pumila isolate YLH828 chromosome 2, ASM3356847v2, whole genome shotgun sequence genome is shown below.
tatatatatatatatatgagtccTGCGTCGAGACTTATGTGACTCACTTCATATACATATGATCTAGATATATGTTACGTGCATATATAGTtggttctatatatatatatatatatatatatatatatatgagtccTGCGTCGAGACTTATGTGACTCACTTCATATACATATGATCTAGATATATGTTACGTGCATATATAGTTGGTTCTCACATTTTCAGACCCTATGAGTGTCATAGGAGCTTCAGAATTTTGATAAGTTTTAATTATCTTTCAAGGGAGCCCCCTATTTTGGACTACCATATAAGATATGAAATTCGATGGACTCGCCTACCAATAGGAAAGGAATTAAACTCGTGTGGAATTAGTGCTCTTTAATTAGGACATTACGATAACTAAACTccaaaacatatatcaagtaatattattttaaaaataaatataattaatcttttatttttttaatatatatatatatatatatatatatataatgttttgaagttatttttcaaataatatcggtaaattaataaattataattcaCTCGTGAAGAACAATTTGCAGTTTTTGTTCAATTTTGTAtttttcaatcacttgaatTCTGTGACAGCTATGGCATTTCACACATTCAGTTTTTGTTATTATGAAAGCGATAGAAAAGAAAATGACTTCTGAAAATGATGCATATATTTCTCACTTACCTGCCTGTTTTGATTTATGacaattatatttaattatattttattttctaaaagaGTACTCTAATTGCGAGCCTGATATTCTAGATTGCTTCTAATTAGCTTGAATACCACACATTAAATATTTACTACGATCTCAtccttttcttttgttttgtatgtCTCCGaaagtaaaattattattattattttttcaatgtAAATACACATATTGCCTCACTGATCTTAGATACATCGTATCATTGTAAATCGAGAcatctatttaatttttttttcttttcgatCGAAACTATATTTGTGATCTTAATTCGGTCGGTAATTTGTACTAAAGAGAATTAAATACACTCCATATATACACTACGTACTAAACATTATATTGACATATGATTAATTATCTATATCAAGCACAGATTATAAAAACCCATAATCATATAACTTGCAAAGCCTAACATGTACAATCTTGGAAAGTTTCCCACCACcttaattattggggcttacaAGGAGTCACCAATCTTGAACAATCCAACACACATTACCAACCTTAGGAAAAGAAAGCAAAAGTATATGGCCAACAGACCAATGCCCAAACTTTTGTCCAACACCATGTTGTTCTTTGATAATATCACAAGTGCCCAAAGCAATCCTGCCATCAAGAACCCCAAAGTTTCATACAAATCACTGCTCTTAGGGATGATGTATTCGGATGGAAACTCGCTCCATGCTGCAAACACAAGTGATAGTCCCAAACCGATCAACGTATTGAACAATGGGCCTGCGTAGCACCCGGACATGGCGATTTGAGCCCCATCCGGCCCGCCTTTCAGTGCCAGGGTTAGATTTGCTATCAGATCCCCTACTGAGTTCCCCCATGCTAGAACAGTGAGCCCCAAGATCGAAGGGCTTATTCCAAGAATACTTGCAAATGAAATCAACAGAGCAACTAGTTCCTCTGCAAGGACATATGCCCAAGTGATGCTCATCAAGAATCCTCCCCCCAGCCAAAGGAATAGGTATCCGTTTGGTGGGCTTGACTTGTTTGTCGAAAATAAAGTAAGATTCCCAAGAATGATCCCTATCAAAATCGCCGATATGTAAACTAGAACGCAGGACTCAGCACTATGATCTCCTTCTGTTGTGTTCCAAAGGGTTGCTAATAGAATTGGTGCTAGTGTTACGGAACACACAGCAAATGGTTTAGACCATTTTCCCTCGCTAACGACAGGAATTGTCAGCCTCATTGGCAAGAAAAGTGGCAGTTCCAAGATATAAACTACCCACTCCCAGAAATAAGAACATTTTGGTGATGAATTGCTACTCAAGACTCCTGTTAACATCGGTACATGAACACCGGATTGAACACCGCCTTTTTCAGATACGTGGCAGCCCTTTTCTTCATCAACACCGCCAAGTAACGGCGTGGTCGCCGTTGCACCAAATTCATCAAGAACCAGGGGATTGACCACCCTTATGTTCTTACTATAAAAGTAATGCATAGCAGAAACCACAGCAATGTATAGGAAATAAATACACACAAAACAAACTGCAGACCAGAAGCTAACTCTTCCAAATATGGTGAGCATTAACAAACAACAGAGtgtaaaaagaaagaaaaggatATCCCTCACGAAACTCGTTTCATCCACCTTAACCCGGCGTGAAGAAATCGAAATACTCAGGATACCCATGACAAAACACGAGACGAACAACGCGCCTCCCAGCACACCGTTGAGTCCAACCTCCCCCGCACCCGAATGCATAAAAGAAATTATACTCGAGAAGACATCATTAGCTCCATTCCCAAGCGGGAGAAGAGTGGTTCCAGCTATGGTAGGGGGAAGTTTCAGCAATTTCGAAAGGTTTTCGACAGCAGGGCAGAAGTATTCAGCGGTCGTGTTCCCCAAAACACAGAACAAAACAACGAGCCAAAGGCAAAGAACTGCATATCCAAGAACAGGCTCATCGCTGCACGTACAGTAAAATATTTCAAGATAGTTCAAGTACCCTTCACCAGAACAAGAACTGTGTGTCCGCACGTATGCACATTTTGATCTGTAATCTGCAAAACCGTGTAAACCAGTGCAACTGTCACTGCTTTCACCAGAGGATATAGAAATGGGATTCTTGGATTGATCCGAAAAATTCGAAACTAGAAAGAATGAGCTCAAAAGGAGGAAGGACAGGCCGAGGAAGAGAGAGCTCGCAGGCTTCCTGTGTTTGGGTGTTGATTTGAAACAATCCATTCAAATGATCAAAGTATGGTGGCAAATACAATAGGATTAACATGTTATAAAGTGGAGGAATTTTGGTGTTTAGCGGGTTAGGATTGTTTGGTGGAGGTGTTTAGATTGAGAGCTAGCTCTTTCTATCATGTCACTGGAAAATGATTGTTCTGCAGGAATCACAAATTCACAGCATCGGAACATGACAAGTATATACACCTGTCTCTGCCTAATTCGACCATAGTTTGTTGGGACGAAAGAAGAATCGGAACGCTAAGTTCCATTGGTACcttagctagctagctagcttgtATATGTAAATCAAGAGAATCCATGATGGAATATCAGCGCACTAGACCATTGGTCCATGAATCGCCATTAAACAGGTCCTGGACATCAAGATTCACTACTTTGATTTCATGCATGATTTCAGTGtccttcaaatttaattttttttattattaaaaatgaaATTAGAATCATAAACAGCTAGACAAATCTGATTCTACCTCTATTAATGGAACAAATGATTTCCATAAACGTTTCCTATTCCTTGCACAAACAACACccgcaaaattttttttttcctgtcTGAATCTCTAGATCTCCACCATGGAATAAAGAGTTGAATTTAGCAAATCATAATATATTGCACATATCAAAAGGAGATATAATTGAGTCGACAACTTTGACAACAGTAGATGCATGCGCTACTTTAGACATTTTGAGATGCGCATGCAgtcatttttttttactatcGTTTTCCCCCGATCAAGTCATTGATGGTATGAGAAACGTTTATAAATAAGACAGTCTGATGTCCCTAAGCACATAGTCCCTAAGTGAAGAACAAACAATACACATTTAAATAAATGGTATGTGAGataaattttaaacaatttttaattatatactaCTGAGGAGATATTAAAGAGAAAATTTAACGAGGAATTAAGCAATATTTGTTATATGACTTATTTCTCATTTTttgtatatttgtataattGTATTGTATGTATAATTggtttaaattttaaacaatttGCTTTATGCTGGGATAGAACGCGACTATGGTTCGCATTGTAAAAAATTTGAGGGTGTGACGAGCAGACGAACCGGAGACATTCATCGGTAACAGATACAAAGGAGTTCGGAGAAATCTAGGACCTCTCCCAGAAATaggcaaaaaaaaattcaattctgGAGAAAATTACGTGTTTTAGTATTCTCTTTTTCGTAAAGAAAGTTTGGGAAAAATGGATTGTGCTCTGAATATAGCGCCTTCTTCTGTTAGTTCATTGCGTAAGGCTTCCTCATCAAATTATGAGGTTAATGGAAGAAGAAGTTCGAGCTTAATTCGAAAAATGGGGTTTGAAAATCCTAAGAACGACACCGTTTCGCTCTCTTCCTCCTCTGCTCGTCGGGTTAGGGATTCTGATTTGcgtttcttttaatttaattgttaaaAAACATGCACGTCTGGCGtaggaatttttttatttaggcATTGTTTTTTACTCGAGTGGTTGATTTTCTGGTGCAGTCATTATACACGCCTTTAGAAGGCTGCgattgctaaaaaattcaatcTTGATCGTTTTACCTGCAACTTAACGGGTCTTAGAGCTCAGAAATTCTTTTCTATATGTATGCTTCAAGTTGTTTGGAATTTGAAGCTTTTGACTTGCTAAGAGAATTTATTGTGATTTTGCAGACAGTGCTAAGGGCTATTGGCAACGTGCACCAGCAAAGAAGCAATCTTGAGCCACTCTTTTGTTATGATAAGCCTATCCCGGAGCAAATAATTGAACCACCCATCGGATTATCTGTTGTTGAGAAAAATATTGGAGACAATCCCCGTTGCTCAATTTGTGAGGCTAAAGGAGCAGCTCTTTGCACCACTTGCTCGGGATCGGGTTTATATGTAGACTCTATCTTGGAAAGTCAAGGAATCATAGTAAAAGTTCGTTGTTTAGGTAATACTCGagcatattttcttaacattcTGGATTGGGATTCTTAATTTTAATGAATCATGCTATACTTGCATATGCAGATTTGGCAATTAATGCAAGTTATGCAAACACAAATCCATTCGTTAGTTTTAGATTTTATTGTTCGATGTTTACATAGGCTCATAGCATTAATTTAGATTTGTCTTATTATGCGAGGTTGAAATTGATGAATGTTGAAGTTTGTTCTGAAAAATAGAGGTTGGCTTTCATTTTCTTGTGGGGTAGACGAGAATAGTTACTGATATTGAAGTTCTTAGCCAAAATTTTCTTATTCCATTGCTTAATTCCAACACAAGTGATGCAAATGAATTGATATAGGAGCTAATAGTTTAGCATTGCGGGATAGGTCAGAAAAGGTACACTACTATCTTAAGTCATCAAGCTTGATCCGGCCAAAAGTTTTAGGCTGCCGTTTGGACGGAAGAATTTCAAATCTATGGATTTCAAATGCAGTCAaatgtatttttgttgtttagaaAAGTAAAATCATAAACTTCAAATTCATCCATTTCAATTTTCTGTCTGTGTAGTATTTCGTGTAGTATTTCATATTAATTAGGATGTATTTCAAATTCATCCAATAATGGTGACATTTCCATTCTACTCTATATAACTAGTGAAGAATGGATTTACAATTTGATCATGTTTCATTGTTAACTATGGAATTATAGTCgaaatccatggatttgaaatcATTTCATCCAAGCGCAACTTTTGTTCGTTTGGGCTCAATGTAAGAGGTTTTATAAGCTAATTTGGTATCAACTGTATACTATGGATTCCTTCTATATTTTGAGGTACCCAGTTTATCGAAGTAAAATACATCGATGCATATTCTTGCATGAAGCCACTTGTACAGGCTTGAGCGGCTAGTTACAATCGAAGGTCAGCCACAAAATAACTTGTGAGGATATAGATGGTTATTCACCAACCCCATTTTTTGGAAATTATTTCAGGGCGTCTACCATCTAAAGATACCCAAGTGTGCTAGAGCGTAGTTTCACTAAAGCCCTGCCTTCTTACTGTTGGTTTCTTACTGTGGCCAATACTGCAGTTGAACTcaatgcaataaaaacataCTTCTTGGATGATGAGACCTGCAAGTTGTCCTGGATCACGACAcagtttaatttttgttttcgtCATTTCACATTGCATCTGTAGAATAAATCATTGTATGTCGATGGTATTGTTAAACCATGGATTTTTACATTTTACGCTAGTGCAAAAAATGAGCGTATTGGATTCTCATTTTATGCTATTCAAAAAAATGAGCATATCGGATTCTCACTGGCTTTGGTATCAACTTTGATAGAGCTAAGTCTTAGAACTAGTAATATTCCATTTTACTTCTAGCTTATTTCTTATGAACCTATGTAACTTCTGTTGCATCTTAGAACTAGTgatatttcatttttcttttatttggtTAAAGCCTCCAAGATTGCTGTGTGACTTGTGGTTTAGAATGTGAGCGATTATTGAAGAAAACTCTGGTTTTTCCTACTTATCAATGCAGGTTGTGGTGGAACTGGGAATACAATGTGTTCAGAATGCGGTGGACGTGGTCATCTTTGACATGCTTGATACATAACGTTTACTTCTTATTATTTTACTAGCTGCGTTCGAGATGTGTGGCACTAAAAGAAATTCCAGTTGTTGGAGATAGATAGAGTCGATCTATGAAAAGGTTGACCCTTCATCTTCTTGTTATTTTTGTATTCGATTTGACCATTCAGTGTAAACTGTATTTCCAAGTTTGAGATTTTACTTTGCAAGTGTATTCTCTGTCATATTCGGCTACAACCACCTCCCACACATTTTATATAACCCTCAAAACGAATCGTGTGTCGATTTcgattcttaaaaataaaacatcaaaaacGAAAATCTTATCTTAAAAATCACACACCATATGtataactatttattttatatgatttaaaattatttttttgtatagatttaaattctatctATATTTGTTTAGTTGTAAAATAATCATTAATTAATCTTATAGTATTCAATGTCATACAATTGATATTATTTAAAACACATATTCGACGGATACATAAATATGTATTTAAGTtatttggaaaaatatttttttgtagtcTAGTAacctgcttttttttttttttggtccactaatttttcaatttttgatctTGCTActataatttttgatttttgactATTTTGGTTCATATAACACAAGAATATTCAATTTAGTCATAAAACGTTGATTAGGTGTTGACTAAAACACATTTTGGTACTACAATCGTTTACATATTTTTAGTGGAATACATAAAACGtataaattttgtttgatttgtTTGACTCTATTTTTCATTAAGTTGCTCCCAAATAAATTG
Proteins encoded:
- the LOC140884616 gene encoding uncharacterized protein; its protein translation is MDCALNIAPSSVSSLRKASSSNYEVNGRRSSSLIRKMGFENPKNDTVSLSSSSARRTVLRAIGNVHQQRSNLEPLFCYDKPIPEQIIEPPIGLSVVEKNIGDNPRCSICEAKGAALCTTCSGSGLYVDSILESQGIIVKVRCLGCGGTGNTMCSECGGRGHL
- the LOC140883823 gene encoding cation/calcium exchanger 1-like — encoded protein: MDCFKSTPKHRKPASSLFLGLSFLLLSSFFLVSNFSDQSKNPISISSGESSDSCTGLHGFADYRSKCAYVRTHSSCSGEGYLNYLEIFYCTCSDEPVLGYAVLCLWLVVLFCVLGNTTAEYFCPAVENLSKLLKLPPTIAGTTLLPLGNGANDVFSSIISFMHSGAGEVGLNGVLGGALFVSCFVMGILSISISSRRVKVDETSFVRDILFFLFTLCCLLMLTIFGRVSFWSAVCFVCIYFLYIAVVSAMHYFYSKNIRVVNPLVLDEFGATATTPLLGGVDEEKGCHVSEKGGVQSGVHVPMLTGVLSSNSSPKCSYFWEWVVYILELPLFLPMRLTIPVVSEGKWSKPFAVCSVTLAPILLATLWNTTEGDHSAESCVLVYISAILIGIILGNLTLFSTNKSSPPNGYLFLWLGGGFLMSITWAYVLAEELVALLISFASILGISPSILGLTVLAWGNSVGDLIANLTLALKGGPDGAQIAMSGCYAGPLFNTLIGLGLSLVFAAWSEFPSEYIIPKSSDLYETLGFLMAGLLWALVILSKNNMVLDKSLGIGLLAIYFCFLFLRLVMCVGLFKIGDSL